The DNA window GCTCTTAACCATCAAATTGAGTTCTGGCATTGTAAAGTTGACGACAAGGGATTATACAAGATTTACGATAAATCTATTGGGGACCAATGTTCTAAGATTGAACTCATTGTTTTAAAGTCTGATGAGAAAGCTACAAATGATGATTGCGACGACGAttgcaaaaagaaagagaagtATGATTAAATCATGTCTCAAGATTGGTTTcgaataacaataacaaaattcttttcttttcttatttCCTATTTCTCATTTGTTTGAACTCTGAAGAAAGCTTCTAGAGTCAATAAATGCTAGTccatttttgattttcgGTTTTGATCTTGATGGTCAATATCTCTAACTTTAGTGTATAGTTATTATAGCTTCTCGTTAATATATCAACTAACACATAAAATGATACAATCtagaaagaaataaaagTTATTGCAATTTTAGATGGTATTTTCAatgattgaaaagaaaaaaaaaaaataaaaggggtttctttgtttgttgCAAACTCTTCCCCGATGTATTATATTTTCCAGATTAAGCTGTTGAAATTTATTACGagcaaaagaaaaaaaaaaaatgcgACCCGAAAAAATAGGCAAACACGGATTTAAGCCAACGAGCAAAGTTAGCTGATTAATTTTCACCAGTTTGTaagatttcaaattacttgtaattatcaatttacAACACACTCAACTATTAGAGAAGCACAATGGTTCTTGCTCAACCAATTAACATTCATAAATGGATAGAAGAAAATGGAGACCTTTTGAAGCCTCCagttaataatttctgTCTTCATCGAGGTGGATTTACCATCATGATTGTTGGTGGTCCTAACGAAAGAAGTGATTATCATATAAATCAAACCCCAGAGTATTTCTACCAATTCAAAGGCACAATGTGTTTGAAAGTGGTTGACGATGGAGAATTTAAGGATATTTTCATACATGAAGGGGACTCATTTCTTTTACCTGCTAATGTGCCACACAACCCATGCCGTTATGAAAACACCATTGGAATAGTGGTGGAACAGGACAGACCTGCAGGTGTTAATGATAAGGTTAGATGGTATTGTCAAAAATGTCAGACAGTTATTCATGAGGTTGAGTTTTATTTGACTGATTTAGGAACTCAAATCAAAGAAGCAATTGTTAAGTTTGATGCTGATTTAGACGCAAAAACTTGCAAGAATTGTGGAACAGTTAATTCATCGAAAAGAGATTGATTGcttttaaatatttctaTATTCTAAAGTctaaatgaaaaaataaataaataaataaatatagcACGAGATGTgatcatttaaatttttggtGGTAGATATCTTCACCTTGCTCAAAAACCCAATCAACAGCATGTTCAACTGGTTCATCAAAAATATAAGGCAAAACTGGAACAATACCTAAACCAATAGCAACAGGTCCATAAGTCTTGAGAACTGGAACTTTACTATTTTTGAACAAGTACGAAGAATAACGCACAGCACTATGAATTGTAAAGGCCGGTAACCCCATTGACGCAATACTCTGAAATATACCTCTTTTTAAAGCACTTAATCGCCAATCGGAATCCACCAAACCATGTGTAGATGTAAATGTCTTAGCTGCAACTTCATTAGGAGCTGGTGCCTTGTCCCAAGGTTTTAAACCTGGCTCGTATCTTCCTTCAGCTTTCATTTTAGTGATCCAAGAAGCGTACGAGACATCACCTAGAATATAAAGCCATGACACAGCGTATCCGGATTTTACTAAATATGGATGAGCAACAGGACGGAAAGATTCTCCAATGTCTGAAGTGTATGCCACGTAACGATGTGATGCCAATAAAATAGTTCTCAATCTATTTGCATAAGCTGCATATCTAAAGCCAGACTCTTGCTCCGTTATTGATTCATCTTCAATGGCACCTTTCACTTTGGAAACAGTTTGGTTGACTTCAGTTGACATAATTGAATTTCGTATCTATGATTCTGTTTTCAGTACAATGATGcctacaaaaaaagaatgttACAGGGAATTCAGCAtatgatgaaattattgCCGAGCCAGAAACCtacgttttttttttttgccacaacaaaaaaaaagaaaatataataCAGTGCCCACACCAGCAACAAAGAACAGAACAGAAAAACACTTTGAATAATGTCTACTGCTTCTCTGTGTACCTCTTAGTATTTTTGCacattcaattaaatttatccCCATTTTAAAACATCAAACACCAAACTTCATTCATCAATGAAACtaaacattattattagattcACCAACTCGCTTTCTGCATCTGATCAAGTTACAGATTTATCGATCCCATTGAGCATAAACTATGACGTGGATGATGTTAACAAGCTAGTAAACGTGGTTTGGTTAAAAACAACTATTAGGAACAAAGTCCCACAGTGTGCTAACAAGCGTTTAAGGTTAATATACAATGGAAGAGTGTTAAATGAAAAGACTGATTTCAAGAAAGAGGTGTTGAAACCACAATTAAATTTGGACCAGATTTACATTCATTGTGTTATTGGTGACGAGTTGACTAAGGAACAACTAGCACAGGAAAACCAACTAGATAATAGACCACAAGAGGTATCAACTAATCCAGAGGTCATTGGATTTGATAGATTGTTACAACAGGGGTTTTCTCAGGATGATATAACTGATTTGAGACGTCAATTTCTTCTGATATATGGCACTGATAGTAACGCTTCAACCGGAGGAGACATTGCAGATGTTGAAGAGGATGAACATCGGCAAAACAGATTACGTCAATTGGAAGAAAGATGGATTGAATCGACTTCTAACAATGAAGCCGCAGCAAATGAACAAACACCTTTGACGCAAGACGGAGATCAAGCACAAGCAGCAACCACTCCTTCTCAACCCATGGATCTTAATGAATCAAGAGTGAACGAAGATTTGCTACTTGGATTTTGTGTTGGCGTTTTTCTAGGAATTGTTGCAGTGGTGTTCTTACTTGCAGATGATTCAGTGTTCAACAAACGTCAAAAGATGTCAATAATAGCTGGtctatttataaatttttcattagcAATCGTCAGAGGACAATGGATATAGTTACAATACAGTATAAATATACATAAACTGGTTCTTTGATGAAATGTATGGTCTTCCGGCCCTCACTGaaaactttgaaaaaaatgcaGTTTTAAATGAAAGGGCACTAAGATGACCGGTTGTGTTAAAATTTTACTCTCGCCAATAGCTTGACGCTCGCCAACTCGTTAGGATTAATAGAACAGACAAGCAACACGGTAATAGCTTTGGCTGCCGcacaaagaagaaaaagaagaaaaggaaagaaaagttGAAAAGATTAATTgtgatgaaaaattttttttattcttttttccaatggggggggggggggggcaTCACAGTATATTGTCACGTGACGTGTACTAAGAAATGGAAATCAGagtttaaaaaaagaaaagaaaacaattagGGTTAGAAAGAAGGATGCTTGCgaatgatttattagtatagaaaaaaaaatagaatttaTTAGGCCAAGAACTTGGTATATGATGAATTCTGGGAATAGTTCCTTTattgttaaatttttaCGTTTGCATTTGCATTTTGGAATTGCACACCCAAGACCAATGTCGACCAAAGCCATCAGATCCAAATAAAACTTGAAACTCTTTGGTTTGATCTTAATAGTTACAGGTTCTCTCCCTTTATAAGCACAAATTGTTGGGAAAAACAAATACTCTCCcctcaatcaattaattccaTAAATGAATTCAAATGTCAAATTCCCCACTGCATCGGCTATTAGACCAGTATCTggattattaatattgacTCATTTCCCACCAGGAAGCGGTTCAggcgaaaaaaaaaaaattcctCTTGGTCGGgatttttttctctctcgCTATCGTTATAGACTTTTGAAGACATTTAACactatcaacaaatttggCGATATGATACCAGTAGTAATAGATTTCTCTACCAATTAACGGAGGCTTTGATTTCCTCGATCATTATACTCACACCAACCAAGGAAGTGTCTTAATTTCACATGGTATATATTCTCCATTGACCTTACAATCCAATGTAAAATGGGAGGTTGACTGTGTTCACTCCAATAAATTTTGTGCcccactttttttttcctctcACCGATTCTTGCTTACTTTTTCCCTCCGATTATTCCCACACAAGACGGCTTATAaagagaaaattttttcttcctaaatcaattatttcgTCTTCCATTTgataactttttttttttttttttccttttgtCCTTTGataactttttcttttgtatttcttcatttaattgataagcATTGACCAATTGAACTATTGTCTAAAAACGTATTACGTCAACAgttaatcaatttcaacttAGGGTAATCACAAATTTTCTATCAAAGAAATagataaaacaaattaacaaaaaagCCAGATAGTATTATCACTTAAAGCCAAGTCTAATATACTAAATCATATCTCCAATCGCAATTCACAAAAACGATGTCTGAACCAAAACCTTTGCCATTTATTTACCAATTTGTATCTGGTGCTATTGCTGGGGTTTCTGAAATCCTTGTTATGTACCCCTTGGATGTGGTTAAAACAAGACAGCAATTGGCCACTACAAATGACTACAACGGTACTATAAATTGTTTGCAAAAAATTATCCGTGAAGAAGGGTTTTCACGTTTATACAAAGGTATTTCAGCTCCAATTTTGATGGAAGCACCAAAAAGAGCCACTAAGTTTGCTGCCAATGACGAATGGGGTAAATTCTACAGAAACTATTTCGGGGTTACCAAAATGAATCAACCTTTAGCTATTTTGACTGGTGCCACTGCTGGTGCAACAGAATCGTTTGTGGTTGTTCCTTTCGAATTGATCAAGATCAGATTACAAGACAAGACGACAAAATTCAATGGTATGGGGGAAGTGGTCAAAGATATTGTTCAGAAAAATGGTGTATTGGGATTGTATAAAGGATTGGAATCCACTTTGTGGAGACATATCTGGTGGAATGCAGGTTATTTTGGATGTATCCACCAAGTGAGATCATTGATgccaaaaccaaaagatTCTACTCAAAAGactttaattgatttgactTGTGGTACCGTTGGTGGGACTTTTGGTACAATTTTGAACACTCCATTTGATGTTGTCAAATCAAGAATCCAAGCAGGCTCGACCCAATACAGATGGACATACCCTTCCGTTTTGAAAGTTGCCAGAGAAGAAGGGTTTGGTGCATTATACAAAGGTTTCATTCCAAAAGTTTTGAGATTAGGTCCAGGAGGAGGTATTTTATTAGTGGTATTCACCGCTTGTATGGACTTTTTCAGACAATACCATGAGAAGTAGTGTTCTCGACATATGTAGTGATGCTGAAGATTAAGTATTCTAAATATAAAATGTACGCAAATAGTTTATGCTAAGATAGTAGTTTTATGCTGTAGTCGATTGGAATTAGAGTTTGAATTTGGGTTGCAAATTAaccataaaaaaaaaaaaggcagAAGGAAAAATAGGGGTAGTGTCGTGTGGAAGAAAACCTTAGCaagttggtggtggtggagtACCACTACTGGGTACAGaattcaaacaaaaaaaaaattgaatatgaGACAGTTTACCTGcaaaatattgaatcatAAGAACTTACTAACCGATtcaccttttttttttttaaaattgcAAAGGCACGGCGAGTAACAATAAAATTGCAcatgataaaattaaattctGTAAGAAGAGAGAATCGAGCAATTTCTTGTTAGTTTGTTGCGCGTTAAGCTAACACCTAAGTTTTCTCCACCTTGTCTCAGTCTCTAGTTTTTATGTCaaaagtaataataataccacTTTTTACATCCTTTGGTCCCTGGAAGActaaaattattacaattttttaatcttttttcattcaCAGTCATTGTTCGgttgaaagaagaaaaaagaaaagagatAGTCTTTCCGctgaataaataaatacaaGATAATATCCATGGGTGCTTTATATGAGCTCCCAAACCAGGTTTTTTCAACTTAGCATCTTTGCATTGTATTGAGTGAGGTCGATATATACATAAATGTCAAATCCtaatattatcaacaagaaatttaCAGGGCCAAACTTGAATGTCACATTGATTTGTCCTGATTGCAAACAGTTCCCCCCAGATTTAGTAGAACGATTCAGCGAAGGTGATATAATATGCGGTCAATGTGGACTCGTTCTAAGTGATCGAATAGTTGATACTAGGTCAGAATGGAGAACTTTCCAAAATGATGATAAGAACACAGATGATCCATCGCGTGTTGGTGACGCAAGCAATTCATTATATGACAACGAAGATTTGACAACCATGATTTCATATGCCCCCAATTCAAACTCCAGTGGTTCCAAGAATAACTTGaataaaattcaacaaaaaa is part of the Candida dubliniensis CD36 chromosome R, complete sequence genome and encodes:
- a CDS encoding 3-hydroxyanthranilate 3,4-dioxygenase, putative (Similar to S. cerevisiae BNA1), with translation MVLAQPINIHKWIEENGDLLKPPVNNFCLHRGGFTIMIVGGPNERSDYHINQTPEYFYQFKGTMCLKVVDDGEFKDIFIHEGDSFLLPANVPHNPCRYENTIGIVVEQDRPAGVNDKVRWYCQKCQTVIHEVEFYLTDLGTQIKEAIVKFDADLDAKTCKNCGTVNSSKRD
- a CDS encoding mitochondrial 2-oxodicarboxylate carrier, putative (Similar to S. cerevisiae ODC1); translated protein: MSEPKPLPFIYQFVSGAIAGVSEILVMYPLDVVKTRQQLATTNDYNGTINCLQKIIREEGFSRLYKGISAPILMEAPKRATKFAANDEWGKFYRNYFGVTKMNQPLAILTGATAGATESFVVVPFELIKIRLQDKTTKFNGMGEVVKDIVQKNGVLGLYKGLESTLWRHIWWNAGYFGCIHQVRSLMPKPKDSTQKTLIDLTCGTVGGTFGTILNTPFDVVKSRIQAGSTQYRWTYPSVLKVAREEGFGALYKGFIPKVLRLGPGGGILLVVFTACMDFFRQYHEK